ATGCCGGTAAAGGATTTATGATTATCACTCAAAAACCGATGGAATTAGCCGATAAAATCAACGAAGAACTTGGTCGCGGCGTTACCTTTATCTCAGGACAAGGCTACTACAGTCAAAGAGATTTAAAAATTGTCTACTGCATTGTCGCAAGAAATGAAATTGTGAAGATGAAAGAGATGATTCATACAATTGATCCGATGGCTTTTATCACTATAACGGAAGCTCACGAAATCCTTGGTGAAGGTTTTACCTACCCAGCAAAAGACTAAGTCCCTTATATTTAAAACAAAAAAGTAACTTCAATCGTTGAAGTTACTTTTTTTATTGTCATATCATCAATTATTTTTCTGCTGTAAGTGCAGCCATTGTGATGTAGTTGTATGGTTTATTGAAGTGTGGCAAGAAGAATAGGTCTGTCAATGCCAATTTATCAATTGTAACGTGTTCTTGGATAGCAAGTGAGAACATGTGAATTCCCATGCTAATTGCTGAATCACGAGATACCATTTGTGCACCAAGGATTTCACGGCTGTCTTTATCAAAAACAATCTTAATAGCTACTTCATAGTTGTCATGCTTCATAAATTCTGGTTTTTGAAGATCATTGAAGCCAGTTTCAGTTGCATTGTAACCTGCAGCTTTTGCTTTTTCGAGTGTCAAACCAGTTGAAACCATGTGAAGACCATAGATAGAAATACCATTTGATCCTTGAACACCGATTCCTTCAAGTTCATGTCCACAAGCGTTGAAAGCACCTACGATACCTGTACGTACAGCGTTTGAAGCAAGTGCGATGTAGCTAGTGTCTTTACGAGCATTGTCATAAACAGTCGCACAGTCACCAACAGCGTATACACCTGGAATTGAAGTTTCTTGTTTCTTGTCTACAAGGAAGGCACCGTTACGGAAGAGTTCAATCTTACCGTCAGCAAGAGCAGTGTTTGGACGGAAACCAACTGCAAGGACAACCATATCCACATCAAATGTTTCTTTGTCAGTTACCAAACGTTCAACCTTACCATCACCTTCGATAGCTTTTACAGTTTGACCAAGTGCCAAGCGGATGTTGTGGTCTTCCAAGTTTTTAGCCATCATTTGAGTGAAGTCTTTGTCGTAGTAACCGTTCAATACAGTATCAACGATATCAACAAGTACAACTTCTTTTCCAAGACGTTCGAAAGCTTCAGCAAGTTCAACACCGATGTATCCACCACCGACAACAGCGATACGCTCAAGGTGTTGGCTCTTGTCAGCAAGTTTGTTGATAACTTCTTCAGCATTTTGGTACAATTTAACGAATTGTACGTTTTCAAGAGTTGCTTTGAACTCACGGTTACCTTTAACGATTTCAACACCTTCGATTGGTGGCAAGATTGGAGTTGAACCAGTAGCGAAGATCAATTTATCATAAGATTCTTTGTGTTCTTTACCGTCAACTTCTGCAGTAACAACTTTGTTGTCGTAGTCGATTGAAAGAACTGGTGAGTTCATATAAACTTTAGCACCTTTTGCTTCCAATTTTTCTTTGTCAGAGTAGAACAAACCTTCAGGTCCGTCAATTTGTTCACCGATCCAAAGTGCCATTCCGCATCCAAGGAATGAAATGTTTGAGTTTTGGTCAAATACAACGATTTCGTTTTCGTTTCCAAAATTATCCAACATAGTGTTGATACATGCAGTTCCAGCGTGGTTAGCACCCACAACTACGATTTTACTCATAAGATAAATCCTACCTTTATTTTTTTATTTACCTTTCAAGTATACCATTATCTGTGAACGTTTTCAAGACTTTTGACTAGTTTGATGCTATTTAAGAAAGTTTTTGAAAGATATATTAATTTGTTTTCAAAGGGTCCTCATTGATTTGGAGGTGTTTTTAATTTTTTAAGCATATTTCTTGACTTTTTGTAAAAAATGATTTGTGAAAACGCTGACTTTATGATATTCTATTTATATGGAAATAAATTATAAATTCTTAATTTCTTATTCATTCAAGATTTGTAGCTATTTCCGAGTGATT
The window above is part of the Streptococcus sp. Marseille-Q6470 genome. Proteins encoded here:
- a CDS encoding FAD-dependent oxidoreductase; this translates as MSKIVVVGANHAGTACINTMLDNFGNENEIVVFDQNSNISFLGCGMALWIGEQIDGPEGLFYSDKEKLEAKGAKVYMNSPVLSIDYDNKVVTAEVDGKEHKESYDKLIFATGSTPILPPIEGVEIVKGNREFKATLENVQFVKLYQNAEEVINKLADKSQHLERIAVVGGGYIGVELAEAFERLGKEVVLVDIVDTVLNGYYDKDFTQMMAKNLEDHNIRLALGQTVKAIEGDGKVERLVTDKETFDVDMVVLAVGFRPNTALADGKIELFRNGAFLVDKKQETSIPGVYAVGDCATVYDNARKDTSYIALASNAVRTGIVGAFNACGHELEGIGVQGSNGISIYGLHMVSTGLTLEKAKAAGYNATETGFNDLQKPEFMKHDNYEVAIKIVFDKDSREILGAQMVSRDSAISMGIHMFSLAIQEHVTIDKLALTDLFFLPHFNKPYNYITMAALTAEK